In Prionailurus viverrinus isolate Anna chromosome F2, UM_Priviv_1.0, whole genome shotgun sequence, the sequence CCAAGATGTCTGAACTGGTACATCGGCGACTGAGGCACGGAAGCAGTAGCTACCCTCCCGTGATTTACAGCCCTTTGATGCCCAAGGGGGCCACTTGTTTTGAGTGTAACATAACGTTCAATAATTTGGATAATTATCTAGTGCACAAAAAACATTACTGCAGCAGCCGATGGCAGCAGATGGCCAAGTCCCCAGAGTTCCCTGGCGTTTCAGAAAAGATGCCTGAGGCCGTGAGCCCCAACACCGGTCAAACCTCCATAAACCTTCTCAACCCAGCTGCTCATTCTGCTGATCCTGAGAACCCACTTCTTCAAACATCCTGCCTCAATTCTTCCACTGTTTTAGATTTAATTGGGCCAAATGGGAAGGGCCATGACAAGGACTTTTCCGCTCAAGCTAAGAAGCTCTCCACCTCTAACAGCAGTGATgataaaattaatggaaaaccTGTTGATGTGAAAAATCCCAGTGTCCCCTTAGTGGATGGGGAAAGTGACCCAAATAAGACTACCTGCGAAGCTTGCAACATTACCTTCAGCCGGCATGAAACATACATGGTCCACAAACAGTATTACTGTGCCACACGCCACGACCCTCCACTGAAGAGGTCCGCTTCCAACAAAGTGCCTGCCATGCAGAGAACCATGCGCACACGCAAGCGAAGGAAGATGTATGAGATGTGCCTACCTGAGCAGGAGCAAAGGCCTCCCCTGGTCCAACAGCGATTTCTTGACGTAGCCAACCTCAGCAATCCCTGTACCTCCACTCAAGAACCCACAGAAGGGCTAGGAGAGTGCTACCACCCGAGATGTGATATCTTCCCAGGAATTGTCTCAAAGCACTTGGAAACTTCTCTGACGATCAACAAATGTGTTCCAGTCTCCAAATGTGACACTACCCATTCCAGCGTTTCCTGCCTCGAGATGGACGTGCCCATAGATCTCAGCAAAAAGTGTTTATCCCAGTCTGAGCGGACGACCACGTCTCCCAAAAGGCTGCTGGACTACCACGAGTGCACTGTGTGCAAGATCAGCTTCAATAAAGTGGAGAACTACCTGGCCCACAAGCAGAATTTCTGCCCAGTCACAGCACATCAGCGTAACGACCTGGGCCAACTCGACAGCAAAGTATTTCCAAATCCAGAGAGCGAAAGAAACAGCCCCGATGTCAGCTATGAAAGAAGCataataaaatgtgagaaaaacgGAAATCTGAAGCAGCCTTCCCCTAATGGAAACTTGTTTTCATCCCACTTAGCAACCCTGCAAGGCCTGAAAGTCTTTAGTGAAGCGGCTCAGCTCATTgctacaaaggaagaaaacaaacatttgtttcttcccCAATGCCTTTACCCCGGGGCAATAAAGAAGGCAAAAGGGGCTGACCAGCTTTCTCCGTATTATGGCATAAAGCCAAGTGATTATATTTCTGGTTCTCTTGTCATCCACAACACTGACGTGGAGCCGAGCACAAATGCCGAAAATGAATCCCCTAAAGGCCAGGCTTCCTCCAACGGGTGCGCCCCGCCGAAGAAAGATCCCCTGCCGCTGTTACCCAAAAACAGAGGCATGGTAATAGTCAATGGTGGACTGAAGCAAGACGAGAGACCTGCCGCCAACCCACAGCAAGAGAACATTTCCCAGAATCCTCAGCATGAAGACGGCCACAAATCTCCCTCTTGGATCTCTGAGAACCCGTTAGCCACAAATGAGAATGTCTCCCCAGGGATTCCTTCCGCGGAGGAACAGTTGTCTAGTATAGCAAAAGGTGTGAATGGCTCCACCCAGGCTCCCACCAGCGGGAAATATTGCCGCCTGTGTGATATTCAGTTCAACAACCTCTCAAACTTTATAACTCACAAGAAGTTTTATTGCTCATCACATGCGGCGGAACATGTCAAATGAAATAACTTCATAAATAAACACCAGTCACCTTTGGTACCAGTGTTTAGTATGTGGTTCTACCCagtccagaaaacaaaaacaaaacaaaacaaaaaacaaaacacaaaagctgTTTGAATTACATCTGGGCAATCAGGAGATAATTCATTAAGGCTGAGTTGAA encodes:
- the ZFPM2 gene encoding zinc finger protein ZFPM2 isoform X1, with amino-acid sequence MSRRKQSKPRQIKRPLEDAIEEEEEECPSEETDIISKGDFPLEESFSTEFGPENLSCEEVEYFCNKGDDEGVQETAESDGDTQSEKPGQPGVETDDWDGPGELEVFQKDGERKIQSRQQLPVGTTWGPFAGKMDLNNNSLKTKAQVPMVLTAGPKWLLDVTWQGVEDNKNNCIVYSKGGQLWCTTTKAISEGEELIAFVVDFDSRLQAASQMTLAEGMYPARLLDSIQLLPQQAAMASILPTAIVNKDIFPCKSCGIWYRSERNLQAHLMYYCSGRQREAAPVSEENEDSAPQVSSLCPFPQCTKSFSNARALEMHLNSHSGVKMEEFLPPGASLKCTVCSYTADSVIGFHQHLFSHLTQAAFRCNHCHFGFQTQRELLQHQELHVPGGKLPREGDMEHSPSGTEDSLQPATDLLTRSELPQSQKAMQTKDASSDTELDKCEKKTQLFLTNQRPEIQPTANKQSFSYTKIKSEPSSPRLASSPVQPNVGPSFPVGPFLSQFAFPQDITMVPQASEILAKMSELVHRRLRHGSSSYPPVIYSPLMPKGATCFECNITFNNLDNYLVHKKHYCSSRWQQMAKSPEFPGVSEKMPEAVSPNTGQTSINLLNPAAHSADPENPLLQTSCLNSSTVLDLIGPNGKGHDKDFSAQAKKLSTSNSSDDKINGKPVDVKNPSVPLVDGESDPNKTTCEACNITFSRHETYMVHKQYYCATRHDPPLKRSASNKVPAMQRTMRTRKRRKMYEMCLPEQEQRPPLVQQRFLDVANLSNPCTSTQEPTEGLGECYHPRCDIFPGIVSKHLETSLTINKCVPVSKCDTTHSSVSCLEMDVPIDLSKKCLSQSERTTTSPKRLLDYHECTVCKISFNKVENYLAHKQNFCPVTAHQRNDLGQLDSKVFPNPESERNSPDVSYERSIIKCEKNGNLKQPSPNGNLFSSHLATLQGLKVFSEAAQLIATKEENKHLFLPQCLYPGAIKKAKGADQLSPYYGIKPSDYISGSLVIHNTDVEPSTNAENESPKGQASSNGCAPPKKDPLPLLPKNRGMVIVNGGLKQDERPAANPQQENISQNPQHEDGHKSPSWISENPLATNENVSPGIPSAEEQLSSIAKGVNGSTQAPTSGKYCRLCDIQFNNLSNFITHKKFYCSSHAAEHVK
- the ZFPM2 gene encoding zinc finger protein ZFPM2 isoform X3 produces the protein MSRAFCLWKGGQLWCTTTKAISEGEELIAFVVDFDSRLQAASQMTLAEGMYPARLLDSIQLLPQQAAMASILPTAIVNKDIFPCKSCGIWYRSERNLQAHLMYYCSGRQREAAPVSEENEDSAPQVSSLCPFPQCTKSFSNARALEMHLNSHSGVKMEEFLPPGASLKCTVCSYTADSVIGFHQHLFSHLTQAAFRCNHCHFGFQTQRELLQHQELHVPGGKLPREGDMEHSPSGTEDSLQPATDLLTRSELPQSQKAMQTKDASSDTELDKCEKKTQLFLTNQRPEIQPTANKQSFSYTKIKSEPSSPRLASSPVQPNVGPSFPVGPFLSQFAFPQDITMVPQASEILAKMSELVHRRLRHGSSSYPPVIYSPLMPKGATCFECNITFNNLDNYLVHKKHYCSSRWQQMAKSPEFPGVSEKMPEAVSPNTGQTSINLLNPAAHSADPENPLLQTSCLNSSTVLDLIGPNGKGHDKDFSAQAKKLSTSNSSDDKINGKPVDVKNPSVPLVDGESDPNKTTCEACNITFSRHETYMVHKQYYCATRHDPPLKRSASNKVPAMQRTMRTRKRRKMYEMCLPEQEQRPPLVQQRFLDVANLSNPCTSTQEPTEGLGECYHPRCDIFPGIVSKHLETSLTINKCVPVSKCDTTHSSVSCLEMDVPIDLSKKCLSQSERTTTSPKRLLDYHECTVCKISFNKVENYLAHKQNFCPVTAHQRNDLGQLDSKVFPNPESERNSPDVSYERSIIKCEKNGNLKQPSPNGNLFSSHLATLQGLKVFSEAAQLIATKEENKHLFLPQCLYPGAIKKAKGADQLSPYYGIKPSDYISGSLVIHNTDVEPSTNAENESPKGQASSNGCAPPKKDPLPLLPKNRGMVIVNGGLKQDERPAANPQQENISQNPQHEDGHKSPSWISENPLATNENVSPGIPSAEEQLSSIAKGVNGSTQAPTSGKYCRLCDIQFNNLSNFITHKKFYCSSHAAEHVK
- the ZFPM2 gene encoding zinc finger protein ZFPM2 isoform X2, with protein sequence MSRRKQSKPRQIKRDDEGVQETAESDGDTQSEKPGQPGVETDDWDGPGELEVFQKDGERKIQSRQQLPVGTTWGPFAGKMDLNNNSLKTKAQVPMVLTAGPKWLLDVTWQGVEDNKNNCIVYSKGGQLWCTTTKAISEGEELIAFVVDFDSRLQAASQMTLAEGMYPARLLDSIQLLPQQAAMASILPTAIVNKDIFPCKSCGIWYRSERNLQAHLMYYCSGRQREAAPVSEENEDSAPQVSSLCPFPQCTKSFSNARALEMHLNSHSGVKMEEFLPPGASLKCTVCSYTADSVIGFHQHLFSHLTQAAFRCNHCHFGFQTQRELLQHQELHVPGGKLPREGDMEHSPSGTEDSLQPATDLLTRSELPQSQKAMQTKDASSDTELDKCEKKTQLFLTNQRPEIQPTANKQSFSYTKIKSEPSSPRLASSPVQPNVGPSFPVGPFLSQFAFPQDITMVPQASEILAKMSELVHRRLRHGSSSYPPVIYSPLMPKGATCFECNITFNNLDNYLVHKKHYCSSRWQQMAKSPEFPGVSEKMPEAVSPNTGQTSINLLNPAAHSADPENPLLQTSCLNSSTVLDLIGPNGKGHDKDFSAQAKKLSTSNSSDDKINGKPVDVKNPSVPLVDGESDPNKTTCEACNITFSRHETYMVHKQYYCATRHDPPLKRSASNKVPAMQRTMRTRKRRKMYEMCLPEQEQRPPLVQQRFLDVANLSNPCTSTQEPTEGLGECYHPRCDIFPGIVSKHLETSLTINKCVPVSKCDTTHSSVSCLEMDVPIDLSKKCLSQSERTTTSPKRLLDYHECTVCKISFNKVENYLAHKQNFCPVTAHQRNDLGQLDSKVFPNPESERNSPDVSYERSIIKCEKNGNLKQPSPNGNLFSSHLATLQGLKVFSEAAQLIATKEENKHLFLPQCLYPGAIKKAKGADQLSPYYGIKPSDYISGSLVIHNTDVEPSTNAENESPKGQASSNGCAPPKKDPLPLLPKNRGMVIVNGGLKQDERPAANPQQENISQNPQHEDGHKSPSWISENPLATNENVSPGIPSAEEQLSSIAKGVNGSTQAPTSGKYCRLCDIQFNNLSNFITHKKFYCSSHAAEHVK